One window of Aspergillus oryzae RIB40 DNA, chromosome 3 genomic DNA carries:
- a CDS encoding alpha-hydroxy acid oxidase (glycolate oxidase) gives MDLITLRENEASFDRYKIRPRILINVDQIDTSTEIFGTKVAFPLGFSPAASQKLAHPDGEVAASRAAAKYNVCMGLSSYSNYSLEDVAAQGSGNPYAMQMCVLKDRSLTLQLLERAEKAGYKALFLSVDVPLLGKRLNEYRNNYTLPEDMSWPNILSHGLDTSNRTDYDPSLDWETTIPWLRKHTKLQIWLKGGVYSLFYKSTINHKLTLPAVYTPEDVELAIQYGVDGVIISNHGGRQLDGVPATLDALRECAPVAQGRIPLAIDGGIRRGSDIFKALALGASHCFVGRIPIWGLAWNGQEGVELAVKILLQEFRITMALAGCRSVKEIRKSHLSVLKSDGVLSKL, from the exons ATGGACCTGATCAC ACTCCGCGAGAACGAAGCATCCTTCGATCGCTACAAAATACGCCCCCGGATCCTAATCAACGTGGACCAGATCGACACATCAACAGAGATATTCGGCACAAAA GTCGCCTTCCCGCTAGGCTTCAGTCCCGCGGCATCCCAGAAACTCGCCCACCCAGACGGAGAAGTAGCGGCATCGCGCGCAGCCGCAAAGTACAATGTGTGCATGGGTCTATCATCGTATTCGAACTACTCGCTCGAAGACGTGGCTGCGCAGGGAAGTGGAAACCCCTATGCGATGCAGATGTGTGTGTTGAAGGATCGCTCGCTTACACTTCAATTGTTGGAGCGTGCTGAGA AGGCGGGATATAAGGCCCTATTCCTTTCAGTTGATGTGCCTTTGCTCGGAAAGCGGTTGAATGAATATCGCAACAATTACACCCTCCCTGAGGATATGTCGTGGCCGAATATTCTCAGCCATGGGTTGGATACATCTAATCGAACTGACTATG ACCCAAGTCTCGACTGGGAAACCACTATCCCCTGGCTCCGGAAACACACCAAGCTCCAGATCTGGTTGAAAGGAGGTGTGTATAGTTTATTTTacaaatcaacaatcaacCATAAGCTCACATTACCTGCAGTATACACACCAGAAGACGTTGAGCTCGCAATCCAATACGGCGTCGACGGcgtcatcatctccaaccacGGCGGTCGCCAGCTCGACGGAGTCCCCGCGACCTTGGATGCGCTGAGGGAATGTGCGCCGGTGGCACAAGGACGGATTCCACTCGCTATTGATGGTGGGATTCGGCGGGGCTCGGATATCTTCAAGGCTTTGGCGCTTGGTGCGTCGCATTGCTTTGTGGGACGGATCCCTATTTGGGGGCTTGCG TGGAATGGGCAAGAGGGTGTTGAATTGGCTGTCAAGATTTTGTTGCAGGAGTTTCGCATTACTATGGCGTTGGCTGG GTGTCGGTCTGTGAAGGAGATCAGAAAGAGCCACCTGTCGGTGCTCAAATCCGATGGAGTGTTATCGAAGCTATAA
- a CDS encoding uncharacterized protein (predicted protein), which produces MTRIFLTGASGYIGGDVLYVLSEKHPDYDITVLVREADKGAKISQAYPKVRVVQGELDSAVVEEEAQNADVVVNAASAQNNKGAEAVFRGLTSSKRTKPGYWIQVSGATLLSAVDIEKGVYGEPSDKIYSDIDDEEDIKALIHKFAAKRLIDHFILNLPETPLSPKTAVVYPPIIYGRGRGPIKQRSVQIPELARITLQNKTGYQVGRGLSTWSNVHITDISQIFVTLVEKAVTGEQGPFWNENGIYFAENGAINFGEIGRLVAEEAAKLGLSSASVKEISDSEANALSGHGSVLWGTNAQEGAQRARKVLGWTPTGKSLQEEIADTVRVEAVSLGLLSA; this is translated from the exons ATGACTCGGATCTTCCT AACTGGCGCATCGGGCTACATCGGCGGTGATGTTTTGTATGTCTTGAGCGAAAAGCACCCCGACTACGACATTACTGTCCTTGTTCGAGAGGCCGACAAGGGCGCAAAGATCTCCCAGGCTTACCCTAAAGTCCGCGTCGTGCAGGGAGAGCTTGATTCGGCTgtagttgaagaagaggcgCAAAATGCCGATGTGGTAGTTA ATGCGGCCAGCGCGCAGAACAATAAAGGTGCGGAGGCAGTCTTCCGAGGATTGACTAGCTCCAAGCGCACGAAGCCAG GCTACTGGATCCAAGTATCCGGCGCTACTCTCCTCTCCGCAGTTGATATCGAAAAAGGCGTTTACGGAGAGCCCTCCGACAAGATCTACAGCGACatcgatgacgaggaagatatcaaggcTCTAATTCACAAGTTCGCAGCCAAGCGTCTCATCGACCATTTCATCCTCAACCTGCCCGAGACTCCACTTTCACCAAAGACAGCCGTCGTCTATCCCCCCATCATCTACGGCCGCGGCAGAGGGCCCATCAAGCAGCGAAGTGTGCAGATCCCCGAACTCGCACGCATTACCCTCCAGAACAAAACCGGATACCAAGTTGGGCGGGGTCTTAGCACCTGGAGCAACGTCCACATCACCGATATCAGTCAGATCTTCGTGACGTTGGTTGAGAAAGCTGTTACCGGAGAGCAGGGTCCCTTCTGGAATGAGAATGGGATCTATTTTGCGGAGAATGGAGCTATT AACTTTGGAGAGATTGGTCGTCTGGTGGCTGAAGAGGCTGCTAAGCTGGGACTGAGCTCGGCATCTGTGAAGGAGATCAGTGACTCTGAGGCAAATGCGCTGTCTGGCCATGGTAGTGTGCTTTGGGGAACCAATGCGCAGGAGGGCGCTCAGCGCGCTCGCAAGGTGCTGGGATGGACTCCTACGGGAAAGTCCTTGCAGGAGGAAATTGCTGATACAGTTCGTGTTGAGGCGGTTAGCCTCGGTCTTCTGTCTGCATAG
- a CDS encoding uncharacterized protein (aldehyde dehydrogenase): MPELDLFLDITAPNGRQYKQPTGLFIDNEFVKSTSGQTIASIDPATTREIASVYAAGAEDVDKAVNAAKAALKDDSWKLLPATDRGMLMGRLADLIEQNKELFATIDAWDNGKPYHVALSEDLVEAITTFRYYSGWADKTFGQTINTTPQKFAYTIRQPIGVVGQIIPWNYPLSMAAWKLGPALACGNTVVIKAAEQTPLSILVLGTLIKEAGFPKGVVNIINGYGREAGAALVQHPLVDKVAFTGSTATAREIMKMAAGSLKNITLETGGKSPLIVFNDTDMEQAVKWSHFGIISNQGQICTATSRILVQKDIYDTFVEQFKGAIQTTSKIGDQWDESTFQGPQVTRAQYDRVLEYIQVGISEGATVASGGGPHPANSNGESGYYVQPTVFTNVKDSMRIYREEIFGPVVVIVPFETEEEAIRRANDTTYGLGAAVFTKDLERAHRVAAEIESGMVWINSSQDCDPRVPFGGVKQSGIGRELGEAGLEAYSQVKAVHVNMGNKL, from the exons ATGCCAGAGCTCGAtcttttccttgatatcaCAGCGCCGAATGGTCGCCAGTATAAACAACCCACCGGTTTGTTCATCGATAATGAATTTGTGAAGTCTACATCTGGTCAGACTATTGCTTCTATTGATCCTGC AACAACCCGTGAAATCGCCTCTGTCTACGCAGCCGGTGCCGAGGATGTCGATAAAGCAGTCAATGCCGCCAAAGCTGCCTTGAAGGATGATTCATGGAAGCTCCTCCCAGCCACAGACCGTGGAATGTTAATGGGTCGGTTGGCCGACTTAATAGAGCAGAATAAGGAGCTTTTCGCTACGATTGACGCGTGGGATAACG GAAAACCATACCATGTTGCGCTGAGCGAGGACCTGGTGGAAGCCATCACCACCTTCCGGTACTACAGTGGCTGGGCCGACAAGACATTCGGCCAAACGATCAACACAACCCCCCAGAAGTTCGCCTACACAATTAGACAGCCCATCGGTGTGGTGGGTCAGATCATCCCCTGGAACTACCCTCTGTCCATGGCAGCCTGGAAGCTGGGACCTGCTCTGGCTTGTGGTAATACTGTTGTGATTAAGGCTGCTGAGCAGACGCCCTTGAGTATCTTGGTTCTGGGAACCTTGATCAAGGAGGCCGGCTTCCCGAAGGGTGTTGTTAATATTATCAATGGATACGGTAGGGAGGCCGGTGCGGCTTTGGTGCAGCACCCCTTGGTCGATAAGGTGGCGTTCACGGGCTCCACTGCTACCGCGAGAGAGATTATGAAGATGGCTGCTGGCAGCCTGAAGAATATTACTCTTGAGACGGGAGGAAAGTCACCCCTGATTGTATTCAACGATACCGATATGGAGCAGGCCGTGAAATGGTCCCATTTCGGTATTATATCCAACCAGGGCCAGATTTGCACTGCTACGTCGCGGATCTTGGTCCAGAAGGATATTTACGATACCTTTGTTGAGCAGTTCAAGGGCGCTATCCAGACCACATCGAAGATCGGAGATCAGTGGGATGAGAGCACCTTCCAAGGTCCCCAGGTGACTCGCGCTCAATATGATAGAGTGCTCGAGTACATTCAAGTGGGCATTTCGGAGGGCGCGACGGTGGCTTCCGGAGGAGGTCCTCACCCAGCCAACAGCAACGGGGAGTCGGGATACTATGTTCAGCCAACTGTTTTCACGAACGTGAAGGATTCGATGCGCATCTATCGGGAGGAGATCTTTGGCCCCGTCGTTGTCATCGTGCCTTTTgagacggaggaagaggccattAGGCGTGCAAATGATACCACCTATGGCCTTGGTGCGGCTGTCTTCACAAAGGATCTGGAGCGTGCTCACCGGGTTGCAGCTGAGATTGAGTCTGGTATGGTCTGGatcaacagcagccaggATTGCGATCCTCGCGTACCGTTCGGAGGTGTGAAGCAGAGCGGAATCGGGCGAGAACTAGGTGAAGCTGGACTTGAAGCGTACAGCCAAGTGAAGGCTGTCCATGTTAATATGGGAAACAAACTGTAG
- a CDS encoding dihydrodipicolinate synthase family protein (dihydrodipicolinate synthase/N-acetylneuraminate lyase), whose product MSTQELTGVMVALITPFTDDGSKIDEGRLKSHIDRLLQAGVHGLVPGGSTGEFTVLSLAERKQLTELCVKYAAGRVPVVAGTGATSTQEAVELAKHAGEVGAAAVMVVPPFYDPVNYEQLTEMMSEIHTESKLPIMYYNIPSASGLTLTPQQIADLSKVGVKYLKDTSGNAPAYTELVFALSDKITAFNGWDTLTFYGMAAGAPGCVWGAANVIPELAVQLWEAIAVKGDLKLGRELWAKAFPICKFLESHNYAAAVKTGVELTGQPTGGLRKPFALLADQHKAELASFMQSAGIKTV is encoded by the coding sequence ATGAGCACCCAAGAACTCACGGGCGTTATGGTCGCCCTGATCACCCCCTTCACCGACGACGGCAGCAAGATCGACGAAGGCCGCCTAAAGTCCCATATCGACCGACTCCTCCAAGCCGGTGTGCACGGCCTCGTCCCCGGCGGCAGCACGGGCGAATTTACAGTCCTCTCCCTCGCCGAGCGCAAGCAATTAACAGAGCTCTGTGTTAAATACGCCGCGGGCCGCGTACCCGTCGTCGCCGGCACAGGCGCCACCTCGACACAAGAGGCAGTGGAACTGGCCAAACACGCCGGTGAAGTCGGTGCCGCAGCAGTGATGGTTGTTCCACCTTTCTACGACCCAGTCAATTACGAACAACTCACGGAGATGATGAGCGAAATCCACACCGAGTCGAAGCTGCCGATCATGTACTACAATATCCCGTCTGCTAGCGGGTTGACCTTGACGCCGCAGCAGATCGCTGATCTGTCCAAGGTCGGCGTTAAGTACCTCAAGGACACATCCGGTAATGCGCCGGCGTATACAGAGCTGGTGTTTGCTTTGTCGGATAAGATCACCGCGTTCAACGGCTGGGATACCCTTACATTCTATGGTATGGCGGCTGGAGCGCCTGGCTGTGTTTGGGGTGCCGCGAACGTCATCCCAGAGTTGGCAGTGCAGCTTTGGGAGGCTATTGCTGTGAAGGGTGATTTGAAGCTTGGTAGGGAGCTGTGGGCTAAGGCTTTCCCTATCTGCAAGTTCCTGGAGTCGCATAACTatgctgctgctgtgaaGACTGGTGTTGAGTTGACTGGTCAACCCACTGGTGGTCTGCGGAAGCCCTTTGCCCTATTGGCAGACCAGCACAAGGCTGAGTTGGCCTCATTTATGCAGTCGGCTGGTATTAAGACGGTTTAA
- a CDS encoding uncharacterized protein (predicted protein): protein MSTPTQLQPPASPTYILRGHASPIHGLHIFHQNLRLISGDADGWIIVWDLVFKRPVAVWKAHEGAILEVKGFTFSNQTVTEVYTKESTTAPFPLRRPQRPQLRRNRHLPPPTRKTPLHNSSRPNHANRHGHGRYPLLLIHQGIIHSIRLRRRPRDGLRAARPTNHARLFRKSQ, encoded by the exons ATGAGCACCCCCACTCAGCTCCAACCACCAGCAAGTCCAACCTACATTCTCCGCGGCCATGCCTCCCCAATCCACGGGCTGCACATTTTCCACCAAAACCTCCGGCTCATCTCCGGTGACGCCGACGGCTGGATAATAGTCTGGGATCTAGTCTTCAAGCGCCCAGTCGCCGTATGGAAAGCCCACGAAGGCGCCATCCTCGAAGTCAAAGGCTTCACTTTCAGCAACCAAACCGTGACAGAAGTATATAC GAAAGAATCCACCACAGCACCATTCCCTCTTCGCCGTCCCCAACGCCCTCAACTCAGGCGCAATCgacatcttccacctcccACGCGAAAGACGCCTCTGCACAATTCCAGCAGACCCAACCACGCAAACAGGCATGGTCATGGCCGTTACCCTCTTCTACTCATCCACCAGGGAATTATACATAGCATCCGCCTACGAAGACGGCCACGTGATGGTCTTCGCGCTGCGAGGCCAACTAACCACGCAAGACTTTTCCGGAAAAGCCAGTAG
- a CDS encoding uncharacterized protein (amino acid transporters), translating into MGGPVFLVVAYCIITGLVFGIVTATTEMSSYLPVPGPSMSYYASRFFSNSLGFALGWMYCYIFAITVPAEITAASLVIQYWSPPVRVAVWITIFIVLLVVLNCFPVGVYGEVISIIGLIIMAVVLVFGGGPNRELLSFHYWKHPAPVNEYLVPGHVGRLSAFVATICHSVYAFGFAPELLIVTGGEMESPRRNLPTAGKRYFYRLVLFYIIGAFAISLILSSDDPKLLGGGSGAGASPWAIAARNAGIVGLDSVINTVILLSALSAGNSYFYMSTRALYSTALIGSAPRFLMKCTKSGVPYNAVACTTAICLLSYLNVSSTGATVFNWFVNLINTGAFQSWICVCTMYLRFRKAIDAQGVTDLPYRSRFHPYMSYISGGMFSLLLLLNGFKNFIHGHWDTSNFLTCYIALPIFLVL; encoded by the exons ATGGGAGGCCCGGTGTTTTTGGTCGTCGCCTACTGCATCATAACCGGCCTGGTATTTGGCATCGTGACTGCGACGACTGAAATGTCTTCGTACTTACCTGTTCCTGGCCCTTCTATGTCATATTATGCTAgtcgcttcttctccaacagccTAGGGTTTGCCTTGGGCTGGATGTACTGCTATATCTTTGCTATCACGGTACCAGCTGAGATAACGGCCGCAAGCCTTGTAATTCAGTATTGGAGCCCTCCAGTGCGTGTGGCTGTATGGATTACAATCtttattgttcttcttgttgtaCTGAACTGTTTTCCGGTTGGGGTTTACGGTGAA GTGATTAGCATCATTGGTCTTATCATCATGGCCGTGGTGCTTGTCTTTGGAGGAGGTCCCAACCGCGAGTTGCTTAGTTTCCATTATTGGAAGCACCCAGCTCCGGTCAACGAGTATCTGGTTCCCGGTCATGTTGGCCGCCTGAGTGCCTTTGTGGCTACCATCTGCCATTCCGTGTATGCATTCGGCTTCGCCCCAGAACTTCTTATCGTCACCGGCGGGGAGATGGAGTCCCCCCGACGCAACCTACCAACCGCAGGAAAACGGTACTTCTACCGACTCGTGCTTTTCTACATTATTGGAGCTTTTGCCATCAGTCTGATTCTGTCGAGTGACGATCCCAAGCTACTTGGAGGTGGGTCTGGCGCGGGAGCCTCCCCATGGGCAATCGCGGCCCGGAACGCAGGCATAGTGGGCTTGGACTCAGTCATCAACACAGTGATACTGCTCTCAGCATTATCCGCCGGCAATTCTTATTTCTATATGTCAACGCGCGCCCTCTACTCGACCGCCTTGATAGGCAGTGCACCGCGATTTCTGATGAAATGCACCAAATCTGGCGTTCCCTACAATGCCGTCGCGTGCACCACCGCCATCTGTCTCCTCTCCTATCTCAATGTATCCTCAACCGGAGCGACCGTGTTTAATTGGTTCGTCAATTTGATTAACACTGGAGCCTTTCAGAGCTGGATCTGTGTTTGTACCATGTATCTGCGATTCAGAAAGGCCATTGATGCCCAGGGCGTGACGGACCTGCCCTATCGATCCCGATTTCACCCCTATATGTCGTACATCTCTGGCGGTATGTTCAGCCTATTGCTTCTCTTGAATGGtttcaagaacttcatccACGGCCACTGGGATACGTCCAACTTTCTCACGTGTTATATCGCCCTTCCCATCTTCCTGGTCTTGTAA
- a CDS encoding uncharacterized protein (predicted protein), which yields MASVSTINGNVLPSPDLDVSVEVAATDQTADTPGLEVEIATPDKIATDDNARESPFGEGGALTPNSTTMSVSRTPGSDTGRRKDTARKPRRVRTGCLTCRERHLKCDEALHQCQNCRKSGRICRRGVRLNFIDTQTVAPPHYIPRPPGSRVTFRDESRHIASEYVGGFERYPPPVADPPLKADNLTSPPLPSAYNPHAAPSFVSGPGAQPASMNATFGSHPHPPYQPLQDQSASYAPFNSTGKGDVKTNNYPCLQDPDDVFLMQVFVEEVGQWMDSMNDVKHFTHILPFHALGQPMLLKAFMACGARHVYLKTPSYGEEKASYFHDAASRDLLSALHDPDRDSALCATTAVVLNVYELMCSKSFPSIHGMNHIAGARALIKECHWDARTQGLGGACFWLNVSMELLSCLHFNWALAWDPDTWGVNMDFERDQPSVAGNEELWTHRMVYLCAKVANLRSSMSQLQPLDRSTNDMEISHRCQEWTMYNEWCDKWAKAVPRSMVPLAFLPSWQTNSKSSFPKIWLIKRASIIARLFYHTTRILLTKTHPLENEFSPEMQSVQQSHAHDICGIVANVKDRGVASLSIRFLAVAAECLATREAQEEVFGIFDDIAKETGWRSEQVKEGLQQAWGWNPTQQHQPVPTDPNALPLLNDHHAFDIDPTSTLLKMPPGVVNPIMAFADFSMDNHPYQDHYVAPHQISDYQCGSL from the exons ATGGCTTCGGTTTCCACTATCAACGGCAATGTCTTGCCGTCACCCGATCTGGATGTCTCCGTAGAGGTGGCAGCTACCGACCAAACCGCAGATACTCCTGGCCTGGAAGTAGAAATTGCCACCCCGGACAAAATAGCCACGGACGACAATGCTCGAGAAAGCCCATTTGGCGAAGGAGGAGCCTTAACCCCTAATAGTACCACAATGAGCGTCTCACGGACGCCAGGCAGCGATACCGGCCGACGAAAGGACACCGCACGGAAGCCCAGGCGTGTCCGAACCGGTTGCCTCACTTGCCGAGAGCGCCATTTGAAGTGTGACGAGGCTTTGCACCAGTGCCAGAATTGCCGCAAATCAGGCCGGATATGCAGACGTGGAGTTCGTCTCAATTTCATCGACACACAGACGGTAGCGCCTCCTCATTACATTCCACGCCCTCCAGGGTCCCGTGTGACGTTCCGTGATGAGTCTAGACACATAGCCTCTGAGTATGTTGGGGGCTTCGAGAGATATCCTCCACCAGTAGCGGACCCTCCTTTGAAGGCGGACAATCTCACGAGTCCCCCTCTGCCGTCTGCGTACAATCCGCATGCTGCCCCCTCATTTGTATCAGGTCCAGGGGCTCAGCCGGCCAGTATGAATGCTACATTTGGTagccatcctcatcccccATATCAGCCTCTTCAAGATCAAAGCGCTTCGTATGCGCCTTTCAACTCGACTGGAAAGGGGGATGTAAAGACTAATAACTACCCATGTCTTCAGGACCCCGACGATGTTTTCCTGATGCAAGTATTtgtagaagaagttggtcAATGGATGGACTCGATGAACGATGTAAAACAT TTCACGCATATCTTGCCTTTCCATGCGCTAGGACAGCCGATGCTCTTGAAGGCGTTCATGGCATGTGGTGCCCGCCATGTATACCTTAAAACCCCTTCCtacggagaagaaaaagcctcgTATTTCCATGATGCAGCTTCCAGGGATCTCCTTAGCGCGCTTCATGATCCAGACCGAGATTCTGCCTTATGTGCGACAACAGCCGTCGTCCTCAATGTCTACGAATTAATGTGTTCAAAATCTTTCCCATCAATCCACGGTATGAACCACATCGCTGGGGCGCGAGCCCTCATTAAGGAGTGTCACTGGGACGCGAGGACTCAAGGCCTCGGCGGGGCCTGTTTCTGGCTCAATGTTAGTATGGAACTACTCAGTTGTTTGCATTTCAATTGGGCGTTAGCTTGGGATCCCGACACATGGGGTGTAAATATGGACTTTGAGCGAGACCAACCCAGCGTTGCAGGTAATGAGGAACTGTGGACCCACCGTATGGTTTATCTCTGTGCGAAAGTCGCCAATCTTCGGTCGTCCATGTCTCAACTCCAGCCCCTAGATCGTTCGACAAATGATATGGAGATCAGCCATCGATGTCAGGAATGGACTATGTACAATGAATGGTGTGATAAATGGGCGAAAGCCGTACCACGCTCCATGGTACCTCTTGCGTTCCTGCCATCGTGGCAGACCAATTCGAAATCCTCGTTTCCAAAGATATG GCTTATCAAACGAGCTTCAATTATAGCTCGGCTATTCTACCATACGACTCGAATTCTCCTCACGAAAACGCACCCCTTAGAGAACGAGTTCAGCCCTGAGATGCAAAGTGTGCAGCAAAGCCATGCGCATGACATATGCGGGATTGTCGCAAATGTGAAAGATAG AGGGGTCGCTAGCCTGTCTATCCGTTTTCTGGCTGTAGCTGCAGAATGTCTCGCTACGAGGGAGGCTCAAGAGGAGGTCTTTGGGATCTTTGACGATATCGCCAAAGAGACGGGCTGGAGATCTGAGCAAGTCAAAGAAGGACTTCAACAAGCATGGGGCTGGAATCCAACCCAGCAACATCAACCAGTTCCGACCGATCCAAATGCATTACCTTTGCTTAATGACCACCATGCATTCGACATCGATCCTACTTCGACTCTTCTTAAGATGCCCCCCGGGGTCGTCAACCCTATCATGGCGTTTGCGGATTTCTCCATGGATAATCACCCGTATCAGGATCATTACGTTGCGCCACATCAAATCAGTGATTACCAATGTGGGAGCTTATAG
- a CDS encoding Zn(II)2Cys6 transcription factor (predicted protein) produces the protein MPPSRKSKSRRTHTLGGCQTCRRRHVKCDQMRPTCLTCRAFGVSCEGYSTEIRWMSGKHQSQQQRQSSSESRSADKSATSSGGHGTRRHLYTEKSRASMSTALAADLASGTVDALLTEVDTKSKEVEGSSTGDVAVGPFGVLKFDLCPDTNNKRQNAQSEKTSPSPATNRLPYDEALEFDPLLSSVTDPLLGADEFLHWADLFGLGFDLTSGILSDDFNHGELTHGLYSSIYRSGLDDMSGQTHGQDLTVFERDEEQRGMSALTPQQSPIELVSPTSDILTDAPFLLKHFQDNVIGQMMTLPVGQKSPWKLLNIPTAVLTLGDLTYLEGHNLNHARLANFYSLLACSAHHLSLNATIESPHSAEHWKQVTHYSYHKAKGHIQQSLKIEVNGPKKAKYKDQLMAISAMAAFAILSGHQKDARCYMIDAERLMRLRGLSKREISRKARVLHHIYTWMRIVGESTYVLHDYNPSASFIEALNHCFQPREDMLEYDNSRRSGLDARLDDFLLLQPRQSDSDLDIDAPKEREVALHDIHLEDSRRWADTLYSEIYGIPETWLSLVSQTTRLANVMDTLVVSGGTKRFMNSEAWEALQRRATRLENMICSFNSDKSKGSNTDSAGGPARPHTHMLRALNTALVIFFYRRIRNVHPSILQSHVDEVIAALKDFDTALAQHKVPGPGTAWPAFMAGCEAMAPSKRDALLRWVEKGGAQCGFASFVVAKDVMTAVWKEQDGYFRFNRAGGPLPTWMDILRQKKLWPMLS, from the exons ATGCCCCCGTCGAGAAAGAGCAAATCGCGCCGGACCCATACGCTGGGAGGCTGCCAGACCTGCCGTCGTCGCCATGTGAAATGCGACCAGATGCGACCGACCTGCTTGACGTGTCGTGCATTTGGCGTTTCCTGTGAAGGCTATTCCACGGAGATTCGATGGATGTCCGGCAAGCACCAGTCACAACAGCAACGCCAATCAAGTTCCGAGAGTCGAAGCGCAGACAAATCTGCTACTAGTAGTGGGGGTCATGGCACGAGACGCCATCTCTATACAG AAAAATCGAGGGCTTCCATGAGCACGGCGTTGGCCGCGGACCTTGCTTCCGGTACCGTTGATGCGTTACTCACTGAGGTCGATACAAAATCCAAAGAAGTAGAAGGCTCATCGACCGGAGATGTCGCGGTTGGGCCTTTTGGAGTTCTTAAGTTCGACCTTTGTCCTGATACGAACAACAAACGTCAGAATGCTCAGTCGGAGAAGACAAGTCCTTCCCCGGCTACCAACAGACTTCCCTATGATGAAGCATTGGAGTTTGACCCATTGCTGTCATCCGTAACTGATCCCCTACTTGGGGCGGATGAGTTCCTCCACTGGGCCGATCTATTTGGCCTTGGATTCGATCTGACCTCTGGGATACTATCTGATGACTTCAATCATGGTGAACTTACCCATGGGCTATATTCCTCTATTTATCGGAGTGGGTTAGACGATATGTCTGGTCAGACACACGGTCAAGACCTAACAGTATTTGAAAGAGACGAAGAGCAGCGGGGAATGAGCGCACTGACACCACAACAGTCGCCCATTGAGCTGGTCTCCCCCACGAGCGATATATTGACGGATGCCCCTTTCCTGCTGAAACACTTCCAGGACAATGTAATCGGGCAGATGATGACGCTGCCTGTTGGGCAAAAGTCCCCCTGGAAGTTGCTAAATATTCCAACCGCTGTACTGACTCTCGGAGATCTTACATATCTTGAGGGACACAACCTTAATCACGCTAGGCTGGCCAACTTTTACTCTCTTCTTGCGTGCTCCGCACATCATCTGAGCCTGAATGCCACTATTGAGTCGCCGCACTCTGCAGAGCACTGGAAACAAGTAACGCATTATTCGTACCATAAGGCGAAGGGCCATATACAGCAATCACTGAAGATAGAGGTGAATGGGCCGAAGAAAGCCAAGTACAAGGACCAGCTAATGGCTATCTCTGCAATGGCAGCCTTTGCA ATTCTTTCCGGGCATCAAAAGGATGCACGGTGTTACATGATAGATGCCGAGCGGCTCATGCGTCTCCGTGGTTTATCGAAACGTGAGATCTCCCGGAAAGCGCGTGTGCTGCATCACATCTACACGTGGATGCGCATCGTAGGAGAGAGCACCTATGTCCTTCACGATTACAACCCATCCGCTTCGTTTATCGAGGCACTGAACCACTGCTTTCAGCCCCGCGAAGATATGTTGGAGTATGATAACAGCCGCCGAAGTGGGTTAGATGCGCGATTAGATGACTTCCTACTCCTGCAGCCCCGCCAGTCGGACAGTGATCTGGATATTGACGCACCCAAAGAGCGCGAAGTAGCCCTTCACGACATCCACTTGGAAGACTCACGCCGGTGGGCAGACACGCTTTATAGCGAGATCTACGGTATACCTGAGACATGGCTTAGTTTAGTATCACAAACGACCAGGTTAGCCAATGTCATGGATACTCTAGTGGTCTCTGGAGGGACAAAGAGATTTATGAACTCGGAGGCGTGGGAGGCATTACAACGACGTGCCACCCGTCTTGAGAACATGATTTGCTCTTTTAATTCAGATAAAAGTAAGGGAAGCAATACCGACTCGGCAGGAGGACCTGCCCGGCCACATACCCACATGCTCCGGGCATTAAACACGGCCCTTGTAATCTTTTTCTACCGCCGCATCCGCAATGTCCACCCATCAATCCTGCAATCACACGTTGATGAAGTCATAGCGGCTCTGAAGGATTTTGACACAGCGCTAGCTCAACATAAAGTTCCGGGTCCAGGCACAGCGTGGCCGGCTTTCATGGCAGGATGCGAAGCCATGGCCCCATCTAAGCGCGATGCTCTCCTACGATGGGTCGAAAAGGGAGGAGCGCAATGCGGCTTTGCATCCTTTGTAGTCGCGAAGGATGTGATGACGGCCGTGTGGAAAGAACAAGACGGATACTTCCGATTCAATCGCGCCGGAGGCCCGTTACCTACGTGGATGGATATACTGAGACAGAAAAAGCTCTGGCCGATGCTTTCATGA